In Saprospiraceae bacterium, a genomic segment contains:
- a CDS encoding VCBS repeat-containing protein produces the protein MPTLRMILMLLYCSPVLHAQGGWILDKNPMNATSSFTTIFNYVGCSFIDLNGDAFVDLYVAPQTLFLNNGDGTFRQTVSLPFMIRNGVFGSSSADLDNDGDNDIILAGVPSKFFFNNGDGSFADSTSRIPNFGLYGSWAVAIGDANEDRLLDFIFAHAFGYHAPAPNSTCKFYRQQSPVFNPLSLNLYPLTSVFYPYTNPYWSDYDLDGDMDLFMASGPVSGTPLKDFCYKNLKIETGLDSLVLMTSELFASQDQDGQCYNFIDCDNDGDLDLCLTNYYSTQTRLYQNNSGVYASIQTPFTNATTNISNCWGDYDNDGDLDVIITNDNQPARYYRNNGNMSFSFLTSGFSTSTAIGSISNADFDNDGDLDIFTNGLGNNGHTRSVGLYINDTVAGNRNFVNFKLVGTTSNQSAIGTIVKAKVSINGIPVWQMREINAQNTFQGQNDLRVHFGLGDAPKIDSLVVIWSSGKIEHYMSLNSNLFFQITEDVGIKILSGTRNEKAERLIRIFPNPGRDRLYIEMGESLNIPRAYQLTNIQGVECMKGVFDQQVLILDISQLKTGVYFLNLYTNGGIVTKRFLKM, from the coding sequence ATGCCAACGCTTAGAATGATACTGATGCTTTTATATTGTAGTCCCGTACTCCATGCTCAAGGCGGCTGGATTTTAGATAAAAATCCAATGAATGCAACAAGTAGCTTTACAACTATTTTCAACTATGTAGGTTGCTCATTTATTGACCTCAATGGAGATGCATTTGTCGATTTGTATGTTGCTCCGCAGACCTTGTTTCTGAACAATGGCGATGGTACTTTCAGACAAACGGTTTCTTTGCCTTTTATGATCCGCAATGGTGTTTTCGGCAGCAGCAGCGCCGATCTTGATAATGATGGCGATAACGATATCATATTAGCCGGTGTGCCCTCCAAATTTTTTTTTAATAATGGGGATGGAAGTTTTGCAGATTCTACCAGCAGGATTCCGAATTTTGGATTGTATGGAAGTTGGGCTGTAGCTATTGGCGATGCGAATGAAGATCGTTTGCTGGATTTTATATTTGCACATGCATTTGGATACCATGCTCCGGCTCCAAATTCAACTTGTAAATTTTACAGGCAACAGTCACCGGTATTTAATCCTTTGAGCCTAAACCTGTATCCACTAACGAGTGTTTTTTATCCTTATACCAACCCTTACTGGAGTGATTATGATTTGGATGGAGACATGGATTTATTTATGGCCAGCGGTCCGGTATCGGGAACGCCATTAAAAGATTTCTGTTATAAAAATCTGAAAATAGAGACGGGCCTGGATTCGCTTGTGCTCATGACTTCAGAATTATTTGCAAGTCAGGATCAGGATGGCCAATGTTATAATTTTATAGATTGCGACAATGATGGAGATTTGGATTTGTGTTTGACCAATTATTACAGCACTCAAACGCGATTATATCAAAACAACAGCGGTGTGTATGCGTCCATTCAAACGCCTTTTACGAATGCCACAACGAATATTTCAAATTGTTGGGGCGATTACGACAACGATGGAGATTTGGATGTCATCATCACCAATGACAACCAGCCCGCACGTTATTATCGCAATAACGGGAATATGTCTTTTTCTTTTTTAACGAGTGGATTTTCGACATCAACAGCCATCGGCAGTATCAGCAATGCTGATTTTGATAACGATGGTGATCTGGATATTTTTACAAATGGACTTGGCAATAATGGGCATACAAGATCTGTAGGATTATACATCAATGATACGGTCGCTGGGAATCGCAATTTTGTAAATTTTAAACTTGTGGGTACGACTTCAAACCAATCTGCTATTGGCACTATAGTAAAAGCCAAAGTCAGCATTAACGGAATTCCCGTCTGGCAAATGCGTGAAATAAATGCACAAAATACTTTTCAGGGGCAAAATGATCTGCGGGTTCATTTTGGATTGGGAGATGCCCCAAAAATAGATAGCCTCGTGGTAATCTGGTCTTCGGGAAAGATTGAACATTATATGAGTCTTAACTCCAATTTATTCTTTCAAATAACGGAGGATGTGGGTATCAAAATACTTTCAGGGACAAGAAATGAAAAAGCTGAACGACTCATTCGAATTTTTCCAAATCCGGGTCGTGACAGATTATATATTGAAATGGGTGAATCCTTAAATATTCCGCGCGCTTATCAGCTTACAAATATACAGGGAGTCGAATGTATGAAAGGAGTTTTTGATCAACAGGTTCTTATTTTAGATATAAGTCAGTTAAAGACAGGGGTGTATTTTTTAAATTTATATACAAATGGGGGAATTGTTACGAAGCGATTTTTGAAAATGTAA